Proteins encoded by one window of Acetivibrio thermocellus ATCC 27405:
- a CDS encoding permease prefix domain 1-containing protein → METIKNYLDNIFANLPKTKEMERLKSEIYYNMEEKYNELKKSGKPENEAIGIVISEFGNIDELLEEMGISPSSNSENHPVIENEEAMEFISLKEKTSYMIATGVGLILLGVSLLIFLATLVERNLIFKFLPQNAREALPVIVLFLFIIPAVILFMYTENKLQKFKFIEEGKFEISPGLKNILNSELPSVTQKQNIPIITGVSLCILSVVVLLVFGIFESFAAFGVSIMLLMIAAAVFIFITSTSTAEAYKKLMKIDEYSPERVRQNKVIGAVAGVIWPIATALFLIGGFVFKLWNICWIVFPITGILFGGFAAFYKAIKTDK, encoded by the coding sequence ATGGAGACAATTAAAAACTATCTTGACAACATTTTTGCCAATTTGCCAAAAACAAAGGAAATGGAACGGCTAAAAAGCGAGATTTACTACAACATGGAAGAAAAGTACAATGAACTTAAAAAAAGCGGAAAGCCTGAAAATGAGGCAATCGGCATTGTTATTTCCGAATTCGGCAATATTGATGAACTGCTGGAGGAAATGGGGATTTCCCCGTCATCAAACAGTGAAAACCATCCCGTAATAGAAAATGAAGAAGCAATGGAATTTATCTCGCTGAAAGAAAAAACTTCTTACATGATTGCAACAGGTGTCGGTTTGATTCTTTTGGGAGTTTCACTATTGATATTTTTGGCAACGCTGGTGGAACGCAATCTGATTTTTAAATTTCTTCCCCAGAATGCAAGAGAAGCTCTTCCTGTTATAGTGCTGTTTTTATTTATAATTCCGGCGGTAATCCTCTTCATGTACACGGAAAACAAACTTCAAAAGTTCAAGTTCATTGAAGAGGGAAAATTTGAAATCTCACCGGGTTTAAAAAATATTTTAAACTCAGAACTGCCATCTGTTACTCAAAAACAAAATATTCCCATCATCACGGGTGTCAGCCTTTGCATACTCTCCGTCGTCGTTTTGCTTGTTTTTGGAATCTTTGAGTCTTTCGCCGCTTTCGGAGTATCTATCATGCTTTTAATGATAGCCGCCGCAGTATTTATTTTTATAACAAGCACCAGTACCGCTGAAGCTTATAAAAAACTGATGAAAATTGACGAGTACAGTCCGGAAAGGGTAAGACAGAATAAAGTCATTGGAGCCGTTGCCGGAGTCATCTGGCCAATTGCAACCGCCCTCTTTTTAATCGGTGGCTTTGTTTTCAAGCTTTGGAACATATGCTGGATTGTATTTCCGATAACCGGAATACTCTTCGGAGGCTTTGCCGCATTCTATAAAGCAATTAAGACAGATAAATAA
- a CDS encoding CTP synthase: MSVKYIFVTGGVVSGLGKGITAASLGRLLKARGLRVTIQKFDPYINVDPGTMSPYQHGEVFVTDDGAETDLDLGHYERFIDENLSKNNNVTTGKIYWSIISKERKGDFLGGTVQVIPHVTNEIKNRIYLVGKEGKTDVVITEIGGTVGDIESLPFLEAIRQVASDVGRENVVYIHVTLVPYLSKSGELKTKPTQHSVKELRSLGIQPDIIVCRTEKRLSKELKDKIGLFCNIPGEWVIQNLDAESLYEIPLMLEEEGLANIVCERLNLGCVKPDMTEWCELVNRQKNLSKSLTIALVGKYVELHDAYLSVVESLNHGGIYNDAEVKIKWVNSEELTEDNLEETLCDVDGILVPGGFGDRGIEGKILAAKYARENKVPYFGICLGMQMAVVEFARNVAGLKMANSSEFDANSPHPVIDLMPEQKDIDEKGGTMRLGLYPCKIIKDSSAYRIYESELIYERHRHRYEFNNEYRELLTSKGLILAGLSPSEKLVEIIELKDHPWFIGVQFHPEFKSRPNRPHPLFKDFIRAAVERRYKQQENKND, translated from the coding sequence ATGTCTGTCAAGTACATTTTTGTAACCGGCGGTGTTGTTTCGGGGCTTGGAAAGGGAATAACTGCCGCCTCACTGGGAAGACTTTTGAAAGCCAGAGGTCTTCGAGTCACTATTCAAAAATTTGACCCGTATATTAATGTCGACCCGGGTACTATGAGCCCGTATCAGCACGGAGAAGTGTTTGTAACAGATGACGGGGCTGAGACGGATTTGGACCTTGGGCATTATGAAAGATTTATAGATGAAAACTTGAGCAAAAACAATAATGTCACCACCGGTAAAATATACTGGTCCATTATCAGCAAGGAAAGAAAAGGAGATTTTCTCGGTGGTACGGTGCAAGTTATACCACATGTAACCAACGAGATTAAAAATAGAATTTATTTAGTGGGCAAAGAAGGAAAAACCGATGTGGTGATTACCGAAATCGGCGGTACTGTTGGCGATATTGAAAGCTTGCCTTTTTTAGAGGCCATTCGTCAGGTGGCAAGTGACGTAGGCAGAGAGAATGTGGTTTACATACATGTTACCCTTGTCCCTTACCTCAGCAAGTCGGGAGAGCTTAAGACAAAGCCCACCCAGCACAGTGTCAAAGAGTTAAGAAGCCTCGGTATACAGCCGGATATAATTGTATGCCGTACGGAAAAGAGACTTTCAAAGGAATTGAAGGACAAGATAGGACTGTTTTGCAATATACCCGGAGAATGGGTAATTCAGAATCTTGACGCCGAGTCCCTTTATGAGATTCCTTTGATGCTGGAGGAAGAAGGACTGGCCAACATTGTTTGTGAGCGTTTGAATCTTGGATGCGTTAAGCCGGATATGACAGAATGGTGTGAGTTGGTAAACAGGCAGAAAAACTTAAGTAAGTCCTTGACCATAGCTCTTGTGGGGAAATACGTTGAACTTCACGATGCGTATCTTAGTGTTGTAGAGTCTTTAAATCACGGAGGAATATATAATGACGCCGAGGTAAAGATAAAGTGGGTGAATTCCGAGGAACTTACTGAAGACAATCTTGAGGAAACTCTCTGTGATGTGGACGGAATACTGGTTCCCGGCGGTTTTGGAGACAGGGGTATAGAGGGAAAGATTCTTGCAGCCAAATATGCCCGTGAAAACAAAGTTCCGTACTTTGGTATCTGCCTTGGAATGCAGATGGCGGTTGTGGAGTTTGCAAGGAATGTAGCCGGGCTTAAGATGGCCAACAGCTCGGAATTTGACGCAAACAGTCCGCATCCTGTAATTGATCTCATGCCGGAACAGAAGGATATAGATGAAAAGGGAGGTACAATGAGGCTTGGACTGTACCCCTGCAAGATTATAAAAGATTCTTCTGCTTATAGAATATATGAAAGCGAGCTTATATATGAAAGGCACAGACACAGATATGAGTTCAACAATGAATACAGGGAGCTTTTGACCTCAAAGGGACTGATTCTGGCAGGTTTGTCTCCAAGTGAGAAGCTTGTGGAAATTATTGAACTGAAAGATCATCCATGGTTTATCGGAGTTCAGTTCCATCCGGAGTTTAAATCAAGGCCGAACAGACCCCACCCGTTGTTTAAGGACTTTATAAGGGCCGCGGTGGAAAGACGTTACAAACAGCAGGAAAATAAAAACGATTAA